From a single Ailuropoda melanoleuca isolate Jingjing chromosome 12, ASM200744v2, whole genome shotgun sequence genomic region:
- the SELPLG gene encoding P-selectin glycoprotein ligand 1 — MPLQVLLLILLGPGSSLQLGEIEGNGTKVAPDALLAQRLRQVDEDQDADSYDYPTEGTEPPEMLTDNPGSSALTPQLLAELATTGHGTPEPATLQVAPGDSAGLDAGGVAIRNLSTEVATWGIPVTRDPLTKEPATTLPPITEAPSTEGAPSTELATTEALSTEPAATEAPTTQPAATEVPSMESTVMETLSTGPEATDALSTEPTATQAPSMESTVMETLSTGPEATDALSTEPTATEAPSMESTVMETLSTGPEATDALSTEPAATEASTDPASTKAPSTGPDTIWHLTTVPLVTSDPHNSTTAAVSNLSDALTNQWKNRQRFSPQSSVAPNPTAAPDRIPVKQCLLAILILALVATTFLVCTVVLAVRLSRKNHMYPVRNYSPTEMVCISSLLPEGGDVPTGTANGGLPNAKSQGLKAEPGEGRDGDDLTLQSFLP; from the coding sequence ATGCCTCTGCAAGTCCTGCTTCTGATTTTGCTGGGCCCTGGCAGCAGCCTCCAGCTGGGGGAGATAGAGGGGAATGGAACCAAGGTGGCCCCAGACGCCCTGCTTGCCCAGCGCCTGAGACAAGTGGATGAGGACCAAGACGCGGACTCGTATGACTACCCTACGGAAGGCACAGAGCCCCCGGAAATGCTTACCGATAACCCCGGCTCTTCGGCCCTGACCCCTCAACTTCTGGCTGAGTTGGCAACAACAGGGCATGGAACTCCTGAGCCAGCCACTCTGCAGGTGGCCCCAGGGGACTCTGCTGGCCTGGATGCGGGAGGGGTGGCCATACGGAATCTGAGCACGGAAGTGGCCACATGGGGGATTCCTGTCACACGGGACCCGCTCACCAAAGAACCGGCCACGACATTACCTCCCATCACAGAGGCTCCATCCACAGAGGGGGCTCCATCCACAGAGCTGGCCACCACTGAGGCCCTGTCCACAGAGCCAGCAGCCACAGAGGCACCGACCACACAACCTGCGGCCACAGAGGTCCCATCCATGGAGTCTACTGTCATGGAGACTCTGTCCACGGGGCCAGAAGCCACGGATGCCCTGTCCACGGAGCCCACTGCCACACAGGCCCCATCCATGGAGTCTACTGTCATGGAGACCCTGTCCACGGGGCCAGAAGCCACGGATGCCCTGTCCACGGAGCCCACTGCCACAGAGGCCCCATCCATGGAGTCTACTGTCATGGAGACCCTGTCCACAGGGCCAGAAGCCACAGACGCCCTGTCCACGGAGCCCGCTGCCACAGAGGCGTCTACAGATCCAGCCAGCACAAAGGCCCCATCCACAGGACCTGACACCATCTGGCACCTAACCACAGTCCCTCTTGTGACCTCTGACCCTCACAACAGCACCACTGCGGCAGTAAGCAATTTGTCTGATGCCCTCACCAACCAATGGAAAAATAGGCAGCGTTTCTCCCCACAGAGCTCTGTGGCCCCCAACCCCACAGCGGCCCCGGACCGCATCCCCGTGAAGCAGTGTCTGCTGGCCATCCTCATCCTGGCCCTGGTAGCCACAACTTTTCTTGTGTGCACAGTGGTGCTGGCTGTCCGCCTCTCCCGCAAGAATCATATGTACCCAGTGCGCAATTATTCCCCCACCGAGATGGTCTGCATCTCGTCCCTGCTGCCTGAGGGGGGCGACGTGCCCACTGGCACGGCCAATGGGGGCCTGCCCAATGCCAAGAGCCAGGGCCTAAAGGCGGAGCCTGGCGAGGGCCGAGATGGGGATGACCTCACCTTGCAGAGCTTCCTCCCATAA